One window from the genome of Paraclostridium sordellii encodes:
- the ruvX gene encoding Holliday junction resolvase RuvX, whose protein sequence is MLDGRIMGLDVGDKTIGVAVSDLMGITAQGVKTVKRVGKKKDIEELKAIIKERQVNKIVSGLPKNMNGTLGPQGEKVIKFCELLEQETGIKIEYWDERLSTVAAERSLIEADVRREKRKKVIDMLAAVIILQGYLDNKRIF, encoded by the coding sequence ATATTAGACGGAAGAATAATGGGTCTTGATGTTGGAGACAAAACTATAGGGGTTGCAGTTAGTGATCTTATGGGAATTACAGCTCAAGGTGTTAAAACTGTTAAAAGAGTGGGTAAAAAGAAAGATATAGAAGAATTAAAGGCTATAATAAAAGAAAGACAAGTAAATAAAATTGTATCAGGACTTCCTAAAAACATGAATGGAACATTAGGCCCACAAGGTGAAAAGGTAATAAAGTTTTGTGAACTTTTAGAACAAGAAACTGGTATAAAAATAGAATACTGGGATGAAAGATTATCTACAGTAGCAGCAGAAAGATCTTTAATAGAAGCTGATGTTAGAAGAGAAAAAAGAAAAAAAGTAATAGATATGTTAGCTGCTGTAATAATTTTACAAGGATATTTAGATAACAAAAGAATTTTCTAA
- a CDS encoding DUF1292 domain-containing protein: MQENIVNLIDQDGNEIQFEIILTLEAEGKEYAILMPLDDNEAEEALIFRIDSDEEGDILTPLENDEEYETVVAVYNTLMEEEGLDYDEE; encoded by the coding sequence ATGCAAGAAAATATAGTAAACTTAATAGACCAAGATGGAAACGAAATACAATTTGAAATAATATTAACTTTAGAAGCTGAAGGAAAAGAATATGCTATATTAATGCCTTTAGATGACAATGAAGCAGAAGAAGCTTTAATATTTAGAATTGACAGTGATGAAGAAGGAGATATATTAACTCCACTTGAAAATGATGAAGAGTATGAAACAGTTGTAGCTGTTTACAACACTTTAATGGAAGAAGAAGGATTAGATTACGACGAAGAATAG
- a CDS encoding YdcF family protein yields the protein MSKYLDLIIGFVFILYYIYLKVIYNGMAFDKFFISLGIVLIIYHFIKNKINMNKKLKKIIKITFIIFISIFIILESILIFFPKQNLEEDCDYLIILGASVKNTVPSLTLKGRLDKAIEYLKKSKDDCYIVVSGGKGNDEGISEAKAMENYLVKHKIPKDKIIMEDKSTNTYENFKYSKEKIESHSKNDIKNLNIKVVTTDFHSFRSFMLAKKNGYGNVNFYSNKSLNQFIPIYYAREFFATIKTIVFDML from the coding sequence GTGAGTAAATATTTAGACTTAATAATTGGATTTGTTTTCATTTTATATTATATATATCTTAAAGTAATATACAATGGAATGGCCTTTGATAAATTTTTTATATCATTAGGAATTGTATTGATTATTTATCATTTTATAAAAAATAAGATAAATATGAACAAAAAATTAAAAAAGATAATTAAAATAACATTTATAATATTTATCTCTATATTTATCATCTTAGAAAGTATATTAATATTTTTTCCAAAACAAAATTTAGAAGAGGATTGTGATTACTTAATTATACTGGGGGCTTCTGTTAAAAATACAGTTCCAAGTTTAACTCTAAAAGGTCGACTAGATAAAGCAATCGAATATCTAAAAAAGAGTAAAGATGATTGTTATATAGTTGTATCTGGAGGAAAAGGAAACGATGAAGGTATTTCAGAAGCAAAGGCAATGGAAAATTATTTAGTAAAGCATAAAATTCCTAAGGATAAAATTATAATGGAAGATAAGTCTACAAATACATATGAAAATTTTAAATATAGTAAAGAAAAAATAGAAAGTCATAGCAAAAATGATATAAAAAATTTAAATATTAAAGTTGTTACTACAGATTTTCATAGTTTTAGAAGTTTTATGTTAGCAAAGAAAAATGGTTATGGGAATGTAAATTTTTATTCAAATAAATCCTTAAATCAATTTATACCTATATATTATGCAAGAGAATTTTTTGCTACTATAAAGACTATTGTATTTGATATGCTCTAA
- a CDS encoding LCP family protein has translation MNKFKKCCIFLSIIILISMTLTNIYAINNYKKNTNKTTVKSENIIVKEEEKKEKSKKTKDVLNILLIGTDSNDFKKTARSDSMMILTIDKDHKNIKLTSLARDTLVNIPRYGFEKLTHAYAYGKADLLLETIQKNFYIDIDDYITVNFNSFIDLVDILGGVEVDIQEKEISHLNDIIVNSFKVSNKEAEEPQFIRSSGRQLLNGYQALSYARIRQIDSIYERDKRQRDVLKSIANKLIELPVSSYPTVIKELLPYVDINISITKLISLANILRNIYDYDIKQMEFPVKNHRESGKLLKNNSFVVKWDKTENLKILKDFMYSN, from the coding sequence ATGAATAAATTTAAAAAATGTTGTATATTTTTAAGCATAATAATTTTAATAAGTATGACTCTAACTAATATTTATGCTATAAATAATTATAAAAAAAATACAAATAAAACTACGGTTAAATCTGAAAATATTATAGTCAAAGAAGAAGAGAAAAAAGAAAAAAGCAAAAAAACTAAAGATGTATTAAACATTTTATTAATAGGAACAGACTCTAATGATTTTAAAAAAACAGCAAGGTCAGATTCTATGATGATATTAACTATAGATAAAGATCACAAAAATATAAAACTTACATCTTTAGCACGAGATACTCTAGTTAATATACCTAGGTATGGATTTGAAAAGCTAACTCATGCATATGCATATGGAAAAGCTGATCTATTACTAGAAACAATACAAAAAAATTTTTATATAGATATAGATGACTATATTACTGTAAATTTTAACTCTTTTATAGATTTAGTTGATATATTAGGCGGGGTTGAAGTTGATATACAAGAAAAAGAGATTAGTCATTTAAATGATATAATAGTAAATTCTTTTAAGGTATCAAATAAAGAAGCAGAAGAACCTCAATTTATAAGAAGTAGTGGGAGACAGTTATTAAATGGATATCAAGCCTTATCTTATGCTAGAATAAGACAAATTGATAGTATATATGAAAGAGATAAAAGGCAAAGGGATGTATTAAAAAGTATAGCCAATAAGTTAATAGAACTACCAGTAAGTAGTTATCCTACAGTTATAAAAGAGTTATTACCTTATGTAGATATAAACATATCTATTACTAAACTTATTTCACTAGCCAATATACTTAGAAATATTTATGATTATGATATAAAACAAATGGAATTTCCAGTTAAGAATCATAGAGAATCAGGAAAGTTATTAAAGAACAATAGTTTTGTAGTTAAATGGGATAAAACAGAAAATTTAAAAATTTTAAAAGATTTTATGTATAGTAATTAA
- a CDS encoding Fur family transcriptional regulator gives MSQMEVLKEKLKETGFKITPQRRAIIETLLKHKDKHLSSEEIYDFVRVDCPEIGLATVYRTMQLLDEVGAISKLNLDDGCIRYEIDLDDSDAHNHHHLICKNCGKIIEVKEDLLDSIELEIQNLYKFSILDHDLKFYGLCEDCK, from the coding sequence ATGAGTCAAATGGAAGTATTAAAAGAAAAATTAAAAGAAACGGGATTTAAAATAACACCTCAAAGAAGAGCTATAATAGAGACGTTATTAAAACATAAGGACAAACATTTAAGCAGTGAAGAAATATATGATTTTGTAAGAGTAGATTGTCCAGAGATAGGATTAGCTACAGTTTATAGAACTATGCAGTTATTAGATGAAGTAGGAGCTATTTCAAAGTTGAATCTAGATGATGGATGTATAAGATATGAAATTGATTTAGATGACTCAGATGCTCATAACCATCATCATTTAATATGTAAAAACTGTGGTAAAATAATAGAAGTAAAAGAAGATTTATTAGACTCTATTGAACTAGAAATACAAAACTTATACAAATTTAGTATATTAGATCACGATCTTAAATTTTATGGATTATGTGAAGACTGTAAATAA
- a CDS encoding metal-dependent hydrolase: MRGKTHFTIGVLTSLQASMLFNKPLSLMDIAVCSLFSILPDLDTSNSIISNTILNHNVSKKIYKIIIYAVNILIFLISIKINDNFIISSLVTFVAIVILEAKISHGFLRRLFLSLIFILLTISIYLINGKFYFILFTLILASFPWLKHRKLSHSLLAIFIIGFVLKQIELITNISNLCFFGTIGYSSHLFLGDLFTKSGIPLFYPFSEKKFSLGFLKVGGSLSNFLEIVFVVFLFCLILLTLIKF; the protein is encoded by the coding sequence ATGCGTGGTAAAACTCACTTCACTATTGGGGTACTAACCTCTTTACAAGCTTCTATGCTTTTTAATAAGCCACTTTCTCTTATGGATATTGCAGTTTGTTCATTGTTTTCAATACTGCCTGACCTAGACACATCAAACTCCATTATATCTAATACGATTTTAAATCATAATGTTTCAAAAAAAATATATAAAATCATTATATATGCTGTAAATATATTAATTTTTTTAATATCTATAAAAATAAATGATAATTTTATAATAAGTTCTTTAGTAACTTTTGTAGCAATAGTAATACTAGAAGCTAAGATTTCCCATGGATTTTTAAGGAGGCTATTTTTATCATTAATATTTATATTGTTAACAATTTCTATTTACCTAATTAATGGTAAATTTTATTTTATATTATTTACACTTATTTTAGCGTCATTTCCATGGCTTAAACATAGAAAACTATCACATAGCTTATTAGCTATTTTTATAATAGGTTTTGTACTTAAACAAATAGAGTTAATAACTAATATATCTAATTTATGCTTTTTTGGAACTATAGGATATTCATCTCATTTATTTTTAGGAGATTTATTTACAAAGTCAGGCATACCTCTTTTCTATCCGTTTAGTGAAAAGAAGTTTTCGCTTGGATTTTTAAAGGTTGGAGGGTCTTTAAGTAATTTCTTGGAGATTGTATTTGTAGTATTTTTATTTTGTTTAATACTATTGACGTTAATAAAATTTTAA
- a CDS encoding ribonuclease J — translation MQLFKKSLNKIKVMALGGLNEIGKNMTAIEYKDEIIVIDSGLSFPEEEMLGVDIVIPDVTYLVKNKDRVKGIFITHGHEDHIGALPYVLKKINVPVYASKLTVGLIQVKLKEHKLNNVNLNVITPGQVIKLKNFDVEFLKVNHSIPDACAIAVHTDQGIIFHTGDFKIDLTPIDGEVMDFHRICELSKKGVLLMLADSTNVERPGYNPSERTVGTGLDGLFAKANNSRIIVATFASNIHRLQQIVNAAQKFERKVAVSGRSMVNVMAVARDLGYIDIDDDMLIDLNDIHKYEDNELVIITTGSQGEPMSALARMASAEHKKVEIRQGDLVIISAHPIPGNEKLISKVVNCLFEKGAEVVYDDAADIHVSGHARQEELKLMHRLVAPKFFMPAHGEFRMLKKHAEIAEELGMPSQNIFVMKTGEVLELDKTSAKVASHIPTGNVLVDGLGVGDVGNIVLRDRKHLSEDGLMIVVVTISKEDGKVLAGPDIISRGFVYVRESEDLMDGAKSVIKNVLVACEQSHIKEWAYLKNNIKDNLKEYLYQRTKRNPMILPIIMEV, via the coding sequence ATGCAATTGTTCAAAAAGAGTTTGAATAAAATAAAAGTTATGGCTCTGGGAGGGCTAAATGAAATCGGGAAGAACATGACGGCTATTGAATATAAAGATGAGATTATCGTTATAGATTCAGGATTAAGTTTCCCAGAAGAAGAAATGTTAGGGGTAGATATAGTTATACCTGATGTAACTTACTTAGTAAAAAATAAAGATAGAGTAAAGGGAATATTTATAACTCATGGTCACGAAGACCATATAGGGGCATTACCATATGTGTTAAAGAAGATAAATGTTCCAGTTTATGCTTCTAAACTTACAGTGGGGCTTATACAGGTGAAACTAAAAGAGCATAAGTTAAATAATGTTAACTTAAATGTTATAACTCCAGGTCAAGTTATAAAACTTAAAAACTTTGACGTAGAGTTTTTAAAAGTAAATCATAGTATACCAGATGCTTGTGCTATAGCAGTTCATACAGATCAAGGAATAATATTCCATACAGGAGATTTTAAAATAGACTTAACTCCTATAGATGGAGAAGTTATGGATTTTCATAGAATCTGTGAATTAAGTAAAAAAGGTGTGCTATTAATGCTTGCAGATAGTACAAACGTTGAAAGACCAGGATATAATCCATCAGAGAGAACTGTTGGGACAGGATTAGATGGATTATTTGCAAAAGCAAACAACAGTAGAATAATAGTTGCTACATTTGCTTCAAATATACACAGACTACAACAAATAGTTAATGCAGCTCAAAAGTTTGAGAGAAAAGTTGCGGTATCAGGAAGATCTATGGTAAATGTCATGGCAGTTGCAAGAGATTTAGGTTATATAGATATAGATGATGATATGCTTATAGATTTAAATGATATACACAAGTATGAAGATAATGAGTTAGTTATAATAACTACAGGTTCTCAAGGAGAACCAATGTCAGCTCTTGCAAGAATGGCATCAGCTGAACATAAAAAAGTTGAAATAAGACAAGGCGATTTAGTTATAATATCTGCCCACCCAATACCAGGAAATGAAAAGCTTATATCAAAAGTAGTTAACTGCTTATTTGAAAAAGGTGCAGAAGTAGTGTATGACGATGCAGCTGATATACATGTTTCAGGGCATGCAAGACAAGAAGAGTTAAAGTTAATGCATAGATTAGTTGCTCCAAAATTCTTTATGCCAGCTCATGGTGAATTTAGAATGTTAAAGAAACATGCAGAAATAGCTGAAGAGTTAGGAATGCCAAGTCAAAATATATTTGTCATGAAAACAGGAGAAGTTTTAGAATTAGATAAAACTTCAGCAAAAGTAGCATCTCATATACCAACAGGAAATGTATTAGTTGACGGTCTTGGAGTTGGAGATGTTGGTAATATAGTTTTAAGAGATAGAAAACATTTATCTGAAGATGGACTTATGATAGTAGTAGTTACTATATCTAAAGAAGATGGAAAAGTTTTAGCAGGACCAGACATAATTTCTAGAGGATTTGTATATGTCAGAGAATCAGAGGATTTAATGGATGGGGCTAAATCAGTAATTAAAAATGTATTAGTTGCATGTGAACAAAGCCATATAAAAGAATGGGCTTATTTAAAAAATAATATAAAAGATAACTTAAAAGAGTACTTATATCAAAGAACTAAGAGAAATCCTATGATACTTCCTATTATAATGGAGGTATAA
- a CDS encoding YlbF family regulator: protein MGVYDSTTKLASDIKGSKEYKEFKKYMKVIKSNPKYESILNNHRKIQMEIKSKNIKGVNIDKKTLKIAEDLRKTISGNKDLSRYIECEYKFTSMMDNINKILASAVYEDYK, encoded by the coding sequence ATGGGGGTTTATGATAGCACTACAAAACTTGCAAGTGATATAAAAGGTAGTAAAGAATATAAAGAATTTAAAAAATATATGAAAGTTATAAAAAGTAACCCAAAATATGAATCCATTTTAAATAATCATAGAAAAATACAAATGGAGATTAAGTCTAAAAATATAAAAGGTGTAAATATAGACAAAAAAACATTAAAGATAGCTGAAGACTTGAGAAAAACTATATCAGGCAATAAAGACCTAAGTAGATATATTGAGTGTGAGTATAAGTTTACTTCAATGATGGATAATATAAATAAAATTTTAGCATCAGCTGTATATGAAGACTATAAATGA
- a CDS encoding DUF503 domain-containing protein, with protein sequence MKIIIIKVKLRANWVHSLKEKRMILKSIVKKLQNKFNISVSEVDNQDIHQSIVIGIAGICLDSRQADSTIDNIINYIYENTDAEIINIDTTIDVY encoded by the coding sequence ATGAAAATTATAATTATAAAAGTTAAATTAAGAGCAAATTGGGTACATTCACTAAAAGAAAAAAGAATGATTTTAAAAAGTATAGTAAAAAAACTTCAAAATAAATTTAACATATCTGTTAGTGAAGTTGATAATCAAGATATACATCAAAGTATAGTTATTGGAATTGCTGGAATATGTTTAGATAGTAGACAAGCTGATTCAACTATTGATAATATAATAAATTATATATATGAAAATACAGATGCTGAGATTATTAATATAGATACAACTATTGATGTTTATTAA